In the genome of Globicephala melas chromosome 3, mGloMel1.2, whole genome shotgun sequence, one region contains:
- the NPM1 gene encoding nucleophosmin isoform X1, whose translation MEDSMDMDMSPLRPQNYLFGCELKADKDYHFKVDNDENEHQLSLRTVSLGAGAKDELHIVEAEAMNYEGSPIKVTLATLKMSVQPTVSLGGFEITPPVVLRLKCGSGPVHISGQHLVAVEEDAESEDEEEEDVKLLSISGKRSAPGSGSKVPQKKVKLAADEDEDDDDDDDDDDEDDDDDDFDDEEAEEKAPVKKSVRDTPAKNAQKSNQNGKDSKPSTPRSKGQESFKKQEKTPKTPKGPSSVEDIKAKMQASIEKGGSLPKVEAKFINYVKNCFRMTDQEAIQDLWQWRKSL comes from the exons ATGGAAGATTCGATGGACATGGACATGAGCCCCCTGAGGCCCCAGAACTATCTTTTCG GTTGTGAACTAAAGGCCGACAAAGATTATCACTTTAAGGTGGATAATGATGAAAATGAGCACCAGTTATCTTTAAGAACG GTCAGTTTAGGGGCTGGTGCAAAGGATGAATTGCACATTGTCGAAGCAGAGGCAATGAATTATGAAGGCAGTCCAATTAAAGTAACACTGGCAACTTTGAAAATGTCTGTGCAGCCAACG gtTTCCCTTGGGGGCTTTGAAATAACACCACCTGTGGTCTTACGGTTGAAGTGTGGTTCAGGGCCTGTGCATATTAGCGGACAGCACTTAGTAG ctgtGGAAGAAGATGCAGAGTcagaagatgaagaggaggaggatgtgAAGCTCCTAAGTATATCTGGAAAGCGTTCTGCCCCTGGAAGTGGTAGCAAGGTTCCACAG aaaaaagtaaaacttgctgctgatgaagatgaagatgatgatgatgacgacgacgATGATGATGAAGA tgatgatgatgatgactttgatgatgaggaagctgaagaaaAAGCTCCAGTAAAGAAA TCTGTACGAGATACTCCAGCCaaaaatgcacaaaaatcaaaccagaatggaaaagactcAAAACCATCAACACCAAGATCAAAA GGTCAAGAATCCttcaaaaaacaggaaaaaactcCTAAAACACCGAAAGGACCTAGCTCTGTAGAAGACATTAAAGCAAAAATGCAAGCAAGTATAGAAAAA GGTGGTTCCCTTCCCAAAGTGGAAGCCAAATTCATCAATTATGTGAAGAATTGTTTCCGGATGACTGACCAGGAG gctaTTCAAGATCTCTGGCAGTGGAGGAAGTCTCtttaa
- the NPM1 gene encoding nucleophosmin isoform X2 — MEDSMDMDMSPLRPQNYLFGCELKADKDYHFKVDNDENEHQLSLRTVSLGAGAKDELHIVEAEAMNYEGSPIKVTLATLKMSVQPTVSLGGFEITPPVVLRLKCGSGPVHISGQHLVAVEEDAESEDEEEEDVKLLSISGKRSAPGSGSKVPQKKVKLAADEDEDDDDDDDDDDEDDDDDDFDDEEAEEKAPVKKSVRDTPAKNAQKSNQNGKDSKPSTPRSKGQESFKKQEKTPKTPKGPSSVEDIKAKMQASIEKAH; from the exons ATGGAAGATTCGATGGACATGGACATGAGCCCCCTGAGGCCCCAGAACTATCTTTTCG GTTGTGAACTAAAGGCCGACAAAGATTATCACTTTAAGGTGGATAATGATGAAAATGAGCACCAGTTATCTTTAAGAACG GTCAGTTTAGGGGCTGGTGCAAAGGATGAATTGCACATTGTCGAAGCAGAGGCAATGAATTATGAAGGCAGTCCAATTAAAGTAACACTGGCAACTTTGAAAATGTCTGTGCAGCCAACG gtTTCCCTTGGGGGCTTTGAAATAACACCACCTGTGGTCTTACGGTTGAAGTGTGGTTCAGGGCCTGTGCATATTAGCGGACAGCACTTAGTAG ctgtGGAAGAAGATGCAGAGTcagaagatgaagaggaggaggatgtgAAGCTCCTAAGTATATCTGGAAAGCGTTCTGCCCCTGGAAGTGGTAGCAAGGTTCCACAG aaaaaagtaaaacttgctgctgatgaagatgaagatgatgatgatgacgacgacgATGATGATGAAGA tgatgatgatgatgactttgatgatgaggaagctgaagaaaAAGCTCCAGTAAAGAAA TCTGTACGAGATACTCCAGCCaaaaatgcacaaaaatcaaaccagaatggaaaagactcAAAACCATCAACACCAAGATCAAAA GGTCAAGAATCCttcaaaaaacaggaaaaaactcCTAAAACACCGAAAGGACCTAGCTCTGTAGAAGACATTAAAGCAAAAATGCAAGCAAGTATAGAAAAA GCGCATTGA